One segment of Candidatus Manganitrophus noduliformans DNA contains the following:
- a CDS encoding class I SAM-dependent methyltransferase — translation MKQKLDAEESGIRSERDEEHRMLLEAESLHHGEGLLTEALDRFILRMDKMVRHFTPQEHRIHRDYFQKHLHPFLLLSPFVKRAYSKPLGYPGDYEMMRMLYEDHDQGETLFARLINRYCSQLSVARSVMGRVPYMLGKTNRILGRASGNRETVSIMSIGSGPAKEVQELIRSNPKGDRCHLTMIDTEWEALQYCRAKIDVLKGVTRSRIQVGYVNKSIHQLVHHPHTFDLFAGQDLIYVMGLFDYLPFHISKHLIQRLYRLLSEEGDLIIGNLDASNEARYFMEYGAEWYVLYRTPQELIQMVEGISSAQVFVETDEEGTQLYLTVRKGKRPKESLSYPPEVATVFYGKQ, via the coding sequence ATGAAGCAGAAATTGGATGCGGAAGAGTCCGGGATTCGCTCCGAGAGGGATGAGGAGCACCGGATGCTGCTTGAGGCGGAGAGCCTTCATCATGGAGAGGGACTTTTAACCGAGGCCCTGGATCGTTTTATCTTGAGAATGGATAAAATGGTGAGGCACTTTACCCCTCAGGAGCACCGCATCCATCGCGATTATTTTCAGAAACATCTTCATCCCTTCCTCCTTCTCTCTCCTTTCGTGAAGCGGGCTTATTCGAAGCCGTTGGGATATCCGGGTGATTATGAAATGATGCGGATGTTGTATGAAGACCACGACCAAGGAGAGACCCTCTTCGCCCGTCTCATCAACCGGTATTGCTCTCAGCTCTCCGTGGCCCGGTCGGTGATGGGCCGGGTTCCTTATATGCTGGGGAAGACAAACCGGATCCTCGGCCGGGCTTCCGGGAATCGGGAAACCGTCTCGATCATGAGCATCGGTTCCGGACCGGCCAAAGAGGTCCAGGAGCTGATTCGGAGCAACCCAAAGGGTGATCGATGCCACCTGACCATGATCGACACCGAGTGGGAGGCGCTGCAATATTGCCGCGCGAAGATCGATGTATTAAAGGGGGTGACCCGGAGCCGCATCCAGGTCGGTTATGTTAACAAATCGATCCATCAGTTGGTCCACCATCCCCATACTTTTGATCTCTTCGCCGGGCAGGATTTGATCTATGTGATGGGCCTCTTCGACTACCTTCCCTTTCATATCTCAAAACATTTGATTCAACGTTTGTACCGGCTCCTCTCCGAGGAGGGGGATCTGATTATCGGAAATCTGGACGCCTCGAATGAGGCCCGTTATTTTATGGAATATGGCGCGGAATGGTATGTCCTCTATCGGACGCCCCAGGAGCTCATTCAGATGGTGGAAGGGATTTCTTCCGCCCAGGTTTTTGTCGAGACCGACGAAGAGGGGACGCAGCTTTATTTGACCGTTCGAAAGGGGAAGAGGCCGAAGGAAAGCCTGAGCTATCCTCCTGAGGTCGCAACGGTTTTCTATGGAAAACAGTAA
- the purM gene encoding phosphoribosylformylglycinamidine cyclo-ligase, whose translation MARLTYKNAGVDIEAGDLFVQKITSMVRSTHRPEVLTDLGGFSGLFALGAKKFKEPVLVSGTDGVGTKLKIAFMTDRHDTVGIDLVAMCVNDVIVTGAEPLFFLDYFATGKLFPEKAVEVMKGIVDGCRQAGCALIGGETAEMPSFYPAGEYDLAGFAVGVVDKKKIIDGKKIRPGDLLIGLASSGLHSNGFSLVRKIVFEKRGLTVKDHFPGGSKSIGETLLTPTVIYAKTLSKLQEKVQIKGAAHITGGGITENLPRVLPPGCAAQVRRDRWEVPFIFKTLQEMGEVDTEEMYIDFNMGIGMILVISPKALSQTRSLLKRLRQEAYVIGEIVKGDGTVVYV comes from the coding sequence ATGGCGCGACTGACCTACAAAAATGCAGGCGTTGATATTGAAGCCGGCGATCTTTTCGTCCAAAAGATTACCTCCATGGTCCGATCGACACACCGGCCCGAAGTTCTCACCGACTTGGGAGGCTTTTCCGGCCTATTCGCCCTCGGAGCGAAAAAGTTTAAAGAACCGGTCCTGGTCTCCGGCACGGATGGGGTTGGGACAAAGCTGAAGATCGCTTTTATGACCGACCGCCACGATACGGTCGGCATCGACCTCGTCGCGATGTGCGTCAATGACGTCATCGTGACCGGCGCCGAACCGCTCTTTTTCTTGGACTACTTCGCCACGGGAAAGCTTTTTCCGGAGAAGGCGGTGGAGGTGATGAAAGGGATTGTGGACGGCTGCCGGCAGGCCGGCTGCGCGTTGATCGGCGGCGAAACGGCGGAGATGCCCTCCTTTTACCCCGCGGGAGAATACGATCTGGCCGGCTTCGCCGTGGGGGTGGTGGACAAAAAGAAGATCATCGACGGAAAGAAAATCAGGCCGGGAGATCTCTTGATCGGCCTGGCCTCTTCAGGCCTGCACAGCAACGGCTTCTCCCTGGTCCGGAAAATTGTTTTCGAGAAGAGGGGGCTTACGGTAAAAGACCATTTTCCCGGAGGGTCGAAATCGATCGGAGAAACTCTGCTGACCCCGACCGTCATTTACGCAAAAACCCTCTCGAAACTTCAGGAGAAAGTCCAAATTAAAGGAGCGGCCCACATCACCGGAGGAGGAATCACTGAAAATCTCCCGCGCGTTCTTCCGCCCGGTTGCGCGGCCCAGGTGCGGCGCGACCGATGGGAGGTCCCCTTCATATTTAAGACTCTCCAGGAAATGGGAGAGGTCGACACCGAAGAGATGTACATCGACTTTAACATGGGAATCGGAATGATCCTGGTGATCTCGCCAAAGGCGCTCTCCCAAACGCGCTCCCTTCTAAAACGGCTCCGACAGGAAGCGTACGTGATCGGCGAGATCGTCAAGGGAGATGGAACGGTGGTTTATGTGTAG